The proteins below come from a single Pseudarthrobacter sp. SSS035 genomic window:
- a CDS encoding GAF and ANTAR domain-containing protein, producing the protein MDIAPDMVAGDQNVCAPYLEKLPITGAAVSLFGGSAAETLVSASDELAARLDELQFNLGEGPRWRAHKTRLPVLIPDAQSTADDEWPMFRQAIAGTDAAALFVFPLTVGAMDLGVVELYHAVRGNLNRSDQSMAAVLAGQTSWYLLRKILSLSAPDTDPALEPALMSRREIHQATGMVLAQSGATAAESLLLLRAYAFANDLTLGETAAAVLERRLTFDTDKGGASGPALQ; encoded by the coding sequence ATGGACATTGCACCCGATATGGTTGCCGGTGACCAGAACGTGTGTGCTCCATATCTGGAGAAGCTGCCCATAACGGGTGCCGCGGTGTCCCTCTTCGGCGGCTCTGCCGCGGAGACCCTGGTCTCCGCCAGCGACGAACTCGCCGCCCGCCTGGACGAACTGCAGTTCAACCTCGGCGAAGGCCCGCGGTGGCGGGCCCACAAGACCCGCTTGCCCGTGCTGATCCCCGACGCACAGTCCACCGCCGACGACGAATGGCCCATGTTCCGGCAGGCGATCGCCGGGACGGACGCAGCCGCGCTGTTCGTTTTTCCACTCACAGTAGGCGCGATGGACCTCGGTGTTGTTGAGCTGTATCACGCCGTTCGTGGAAACCTGAACCGGTCGGACCAGTCGATGGCGGCCGTACTTGCCGGGCAGACTTCCTGGTACCTCCTGCGCAAGATCCTGAGCCTCAGCGCACCGGATACGGACCCAGCCCTGGAGCCGGCGCTTATGTCGCGCCGCGAGATTCACCAGGCCACCGGGATGGTCCTGGCGCAGTCCGGTGCTACGGCAGCGGAATCCTTGCTTTTGTTGCGTGCCTACGCTTTTGCCAATGACCTCACGTTGGGGGAGACAGCCGCCGCTGTGCTCGAAAGAAGGCTCACCTTCGACACCGACAAGGGTGGGGCCAGCGGACCTGCCCTGCAGTAA
- a CDS encoding pantoate--beta-alanine ligase has product MATQLVTTAVELREASARLLAQKAGRSQGLVPTMGALHEGHARLARTAVEQNDVVVASIFVNPLQFGDAVDLDRYPRTLDADLALLEEQGVDLVFAPPVEEVYPGGEPLVRVTAGSLGEKWEGASRPGHFDGALTVVAKLLHYCIPGSGLPPAGAFASGGGGLPAYRAYFGQKDAQQLALVRRMVADLNFPVEIVAVPTVRSADGLALSSRNRFLSAEEREAALVLSRALRLLAERATAHQPLDLESARAMVESQSLVGLDYFDVVDPLTLEPLAENCRKVPFRGEGLALIAAKVGPVRLIDNVPLSS; this is encoded by the coding sequence ATGGCCACTCAACTGGTGACAACTGCCGTTGAGCTCAGGGAGGCGAGTGCACGGCTGCTCGCGCAGAAGGCGGGCAGGTCCCAGGGCCTGGTGCCAACCATGGGCGCGCTGCACGAAGGCCACGCCCGGCTGGCGCGCACCGCCGTCGAACAGAACGACGTAGTGGTGGCGTCCATCTTTGTGAACCCGCTCCAGTTCGGCGATGCGGTGGATCTGGACCGGTACCCCCGCACGCTCGACGCCGATCTTGCCCTGCTTGAGGAACAGGGCGTGGACCTCGTGTTTGCGCCTCCGGTGGAAGAGGTCTATCCCGGCGGCGAGCCGCTGGTCCGCGTGACCGCCGGCTCCCTGGGGGAAAAGTGGGAAGGCGCCTCACGGCCGGGCCATTTCGACGGTGCCCTCACCGTGGTTGCCAAGCTGCTGCACTACTGCATCCCCGGCTCAGGGCTTCCGCCGGCCGGTGCTTTTGCCTCCGGCGGCGGGGGACTGCCGGCCTATCGGGCCTATTTCGGGCAAAAGGACGCCCAGCAGCTGGCGCTGGTGCGCCGTATGGTGGCGGACCTGAATTTCCCCGTCGAAATTGTTGCCGTGCCTACCGTCCGGTCCGCGGACGGGCTGGCCCTGTCCAGCCGCAACCGGTTCCTCTCCGCAGAGGAGCGCGAGGCCGCCCTGGTGTTGTCACGGGCGCTGCGGCTCCTGGCGGAGCGGGCAACTGCCCACCAGCCGCTTGATCTGGAATCGGCCCGGGCCATGGTTGAATCGCAGTCGTTGGTGGGACTGGACTACTTCGATGTCGTGGATCCGCTCACCCTTGAGCCGCTGGCCGAGAACTGCCGGAAAGTCCCGTTCCGCGGCGAAGGCCTGGCTCTCATCGCCGCCAAGGTAGGGCCGGTCCGGCTGATCGACAACGTGCCGCTCAGCAGCTGA
- a CDS encoding Rossmann-like and DUF2520 domain-containing protein, with translation MAKPGRLGVGIIGAGKVGAVLGAALRSAEHAVVGVSAVSEASRERAETLLPGVPILEIQEIVERSELVLLAVPDDALAGLVDGLAKLGAWQPGQIVAHTSGRFGVGVLRPVRAAGAIPLALHPAMTFTGMSLDLTRLLDCTFGVTADAAMLPIAQALVVEMGAEPVAIAEGDRTLYHTALAHGSNHMVTLVAQASELLRDVGVDAPERMLGPLLRATLENALASGESALTGPVARGDVGTVAAHAEALREYDAGAHGDVLEAYLAMARATARRASSRGLLKEDQVGALRAALEEGN, from the coding sequence GTGGCTAAGCCCGGGCGCCTTGGCGTCGGAATCATCGGTGCCGGGAAAGTTGGCGCCGTCCTTGGCGCGGCGTTGCGCTCGGCCGAGCACGCCGTCGTCGGGGTTTCCGCGGTGTCCGAGGCCAGCCGCGAACGGGCGGAGACGCTGCTGCCGGGCGTGCCCATCCTGGAGATCCAGGAGATTGTGGAACGGTCTGAACTGGTGCTCCTGGCCGTGCCCGACGACGCCCTGGCCGGACTGGTGGACGGACTCGCCAAACTCGGGGCGTGGCAGCCCGGACAGATCGTGGCGCACACCTCAGGCAGGTTCGGGGTGGGGGTGCTACGCCCGGTGCGCGCCGCCGGAGCCATCCCCCTTGCACTGCACCCCGCCATGACGTTCACGGGCATGAGCCTGGACCTGACACGACTGCTGGATTGCACCTTTGGCGTGACCGCCGATGCAGCGATGCTGCCCATTGCCCAGGCGCTGGTAGTGGAGATGGGTGCCGAACCCGTGGCCATCGCCGAGGGGGACCGGACGCTGTACCACACGGCCCTCGCCCATGGCTCGAACCATATGGTCACCCTGGTGGCGCAGGCTTCGGAGCTGCTCCGAGACGTTGGCGTCGACGCGCCGGAGCGGATGCTGGGGCCTTTGCTGCGGGCCACGCTGGAGAACGCGCTCGCCTCCGGCGAGTCGGCGCTGACCGGTCCGGTGGCCCGCGGTGATGTGGGGACAGTGGCGGCCCACGCCGAGGCGTTAAGGGAGTACGACGCCGGTGCGCACGGCGATGTGCTGGAGGCTTACCTCGCCATGGCCCGCGCCACGGCACGGCGGGCCAGCAGCCGGGGGCTGCTCAAAGAGGATCAAGTGGGGGCCCTCCGCGCGGCCCTGGAAGAGGGAAACTGA
- a CDS encoding PH domain-containing protein, with translation MTANVPEAGAPTAVPVAPDGEWLRVHPASAFVRGWVALAAIGFFFGRDFFERLLQGRPLFEEDFAGRAPWLVAGGGIVLVVTVLGFILTWYFTKYQVAEGYVRVNSGFLFRQQRQARLDRVQAIDIVQPLLARIFGLAELKFEVADAGESAVKLAYLRMDDARQLRATILARAAGVVPDPARPQEAAPEAPEYPVLSVPPSRLIGSLLLSEQSFFVVVGGIAAVILSAVTDNRGFFFYLIPAVLGLAASYWGFFNKGYNFTAAISPDGIRLRYGLLDTQAQTLPPGRVQALKVAQSPLWRIFGWYRIQVNVAGYGAIESNGETSSRTTLLPVGKLADVMSMLALVLPDPGTPEPGRIFAAGLSGLDSDGGFVTTPRRGRFLAPLGWRRNGFATTDTALLIRSGRWWRELVMVPHQRTQSMALHQGPLARRFRVADLVLHTTAGPVSPRLTQAGLDEARGLFDAQSARARLARKRQTSEQWLATVAPAPVVEPVETASPVVEPAPVVEPVETASPVVEPAPVVEPVETASPVVEPAPVVEPVETSPQQEGPQRG, from the coding sequence GTGACGGCAAACGTTCCGGAGGCCGGCGCACCGACCGCGGTTCCGGTGGCGCCCGACGGCGAGTGGCTGCGTGTGCACCCGGCGTCCGCGTTTGTGCGCGGCTGGGTGGCCCTGGCGGCCATCGGTTTCTTCTTCGGGCGGGACTTTTTCGAACGGTTGCTGCAAGGCCGTCCCCTGTTCGAGGAGGACTTCGCCGGCCGGGCACCCTGGCTGGTGGCCGGCGGCGGCATCGTCCTTGTGGTGACCGTGCTGGGCTTCATCCTGACCTGGTACTTCACCAAGTACCAGGTCGCCGAAGGGTACGTCCGGGTCAACTCCGGCTTCCTCTTCCGCCAGCAGCGCCAGGCCCGGCTGGACCGTGTCCAGGCCATCGATATCGTCCAGCCCCTGCTTGCCAGGATCTTCGGCCTGGCCGAACTCAAGTTCGAGGTGGCCGACGCCGGTGAATCGGCCGTCAAACTGGCCTACCTGCGGATGGACGACGCCCGCCAGCTCCGGGCCACCATCCTGGCACGGGCCGCAGGCGTGGTCCCGGACCCGGCCCGGCCGCAGGAGGCCGCGCCCGAGGCACCCGAATATCCGGTGCTGTCCGTGCCGCCGTCGCGCCTTATCGGTTCCCTGCTGCTCAGTGAGCAGAGCTTTTTTGTGGTGGTGGGCGGGATCGCCGCCGTGATCCTGTCCGCCGTGACGGACAACCGCGGCTTCTTCTTCTACCTGATCCCGGCGGTGCTGGGCCTCGCCGCCAGCTACTGGGGCTTCTTCAACAAGGGCTACAACTTCACCGCTGCCATTTCGCCGGACGGGATCCGGCTCCGCTACGGGCTGCTGGACACGCAGGCGCAGACGCTGCCACCGGGCCGGGTCCAGGCGCTGAAAGTGGCACAGTCCCCGCTGTGGCGGATCTTCGGCTGGTACCGGATCCAGGTCAACGTGGCCGGCTACGGCGCGATCGAAAGCAACGGCGAGACGTCGTCCCGGACCACGCTGCTGCCCGTGGGCAAGCTGGCCGACGTGATGAGCATGCTCGCACTCGTGCTGCCGGATCCCGGAACACCTGAACCCGGACGCATCTTCGCTGCCGGGCTCTCGGGGCTGGATTCCGACGGCGGCTTCGTCACCACGCCGCGCCGCGGCAGGTTCCTCGCGCCGCTGGGCTGGCGCCGCAACGGCTTTGCCACCACCGACACCGCCCTGCTGATCCGCTCGGGCCGGTGGTGGCGGGAACTGGTGATGGTCCCGCACCAGCGCACCCAGTCCATGGCCCTTCACCAGGGTCCGCTCGCGCGGCGGTTCCGTGTGGCGGACCTCGTCCTGCACACCACGGCGGGACCGGTCTCGCCGCGGCTCACCCAGGCCGGGCTTGACGAGGCCCGAGGCCTTTTTGATGCACAGTCCGCCCGCGCCCGGCTCGCCCGCAAGCGGCAGACCAGTGAACAATGGCTGGCAACAGTGGCGCCGGCTCCGGTGGTTGAGCCTGTCGAAACCGCAAGTCCGGTGGTTGAGCCCGCTCCGGTGGTTGAGCCTGTCGAAACCGCTAGTCCGGTGGTGGAGCCCGCTCCGGTGGTTGAGCCTGTCGAAACCGCTAGTCCGGTGGTGGAGCCCGCTCCGGTGGTTGAGCCTGTCGAAACCAGTCCCCAACAGGAAGGCCCGCAACGTGGCTAA
- a CDS encoding PH domain-containing protein, with protein MRTEAIDPPGITWQRVSPKYVTVRLVQWAIGNLVTVIVLGLPLVLVLLGWWRWPPLWLAITVPAVSLVLAIWRLLLIPRQVRAIGYAERDDDLLIRGGIFFQRTMTVPYGRMQYVDIGVGPVERGLGLCTLKLHTASPGTNATIPGLPAAEGARLREQLAARGEARLAGL; from the coding sequence ATGCGTACAGAGGCGATTGATCCGCCGGGCATTACCTGGCAGCGGGTATCCCCGAAATACGTCACGGTGCGGCTGGTGCAGTGGGCCATCGGGAACCTGGTCACGGTGATCGTCCTGGGCCTGCCCCTCGTTCTTGTCCTGCTCGGCTGGTGGCGGTGGCCGCCGCTGTGGCTGGCCATCACCGTTCCGGCGGTGTCTCTGGTTCTGGCAATCTGGCGGCTGCTGCTGATTCCGCGCCAGGTGCGCGCCATCGGTTACGCCGAGCGCGACGATGACCTGCTGATCCGCGGCGGCATTTTCTTTCAACGGACCATGACGGTTCCCTACGGCCGCATGCAATACGTGGACATCGGCGTGGGCCCGGTGGAACGCGGGCTGGGACTCTGCACGCTCAAACTCCACACCGCCTCGCCCGGAACCAACGCCACCATCCCCGGCCTGCCCGCTGCGGAAGGGGCACGCCTCCGCGAGCAGCTGGCCGCCCGCGGTGAAGCGAGGCTGGCAGGGCTGTGA
- a CDS encoding DUF3180 domain-containing protein, which produces MKPINPVRLLLIGLVLTVAGWSTTVVTTRYSMATPVLPATALATMGVIVAITLVLGIRVLRWRNSTKRKKALDPILAARTLVLAQACAYAGTVLLGWHVGIFLDQLRIWNLRSDQAITWVAVAIAAGGLVMIVVGLLVERFCKIPPEDSDAAPGDGKPGRAARGEAAGEGEYAYRGD; this is translated from the coding sequence GTGAAGCCCATCAACCCTGTCCGCCTGCTGCTGATCGGCCTGGTCCTGACCGTGGCCGGCTGGTCTACAACCGTGGTGACCACACGCTACAGCATGGCCACACCGGTTCTTCCGGCTACCGCGCTGGCCACCATGGGCGTGATTGTTGCCATCACCCTGGTGCTTGGCATCCGTGTTCTCCGGTGGCGCAACAGCACCAAACGCAAAAAGGCGCTGGACCCGATCCTGGCCGCCAGGACCCTGGTGCTGGCCCAGGCGTGCGCTTACGCGGGCACCGTCCTGCTGGGCTGGCATGTCGGAATCTTCCTGGACCAGCTGCGGATCTGGAACCTGCGCAGCGACCAGGCCATCACCTGGGTGGCAGTCGCGATCGCTGCCGGCGGTCTGGTGATGATCGTCGTCGGCCTGCTGGTGGAGCGGTTCTGCAAGATCCCGCCCGAAGACAGCGACGCCGCGCCCGGTGACGGGAAACCCGGCCGCGCGGCCCGCGGGGAAGCAGCGGGGGAAGGCGAATATGCGTACAGAGGCGATTGA
- the folK gene encoding 2-amino-4-hydroxy-6-hydroxymethyldihydropteridine diphosphokinase, whose protein sequence is MTGGYTKAVLALGSNLGERNDTLSEAVADLVDPPEVRLQAVSPVVQTKAVGGPAGQPDFLNMIITVETTLSPTELLKHCQAVENKHLRVREVRWGARTLDVDIITYGDLTSDDPVLTLPHPRAAGRAFVLYPWSLIEPAATLGGERISELAARAPDFDDLAPFDGFGDYDGVPTAGAVE, encoded by the coding sequence ATGACCGGCGGGTACACCAAAGCCGTCCTGGCCCTCGGCAGCAACCTGGGCGAGCGGAACGACACCCTGTCCGAGGCCGTTGCCGACCTTGTGGACCCGCCGGAGGTTCGCCTGCAGGCCGTTTCCCCGGTGGTCCAGACCAAAGCCGTGGGCGGCCCGGCCGGCCAGCCCGACTTCCTGAACATGATCATCACCGTGGAAACCACGCTGTCCCCGACGGAACTGCTGAAGCACTGCCAGGCGGTGGAAAACAAGCACCTCCGCGTGCGTGAAGTGCGCTGGGGGGCGCGGACGCTCGACGTCGACATCATCACCTACGGCGACCTCACCAGTGACGACCCGGTGCTGACCCTGCCGCACCCGCGCGCGGCCGGACGCGCCTTTGTGCTGTATCCGTGGTCGCTGATCGAGCCGGCGGCCACCCTGGGCGGGGAACGCATCAGCGAGCTGGCTGCCCGTGCCCCCGACTTTGACGACCTTGCCCCGTTCGACGGTTTCGGCGATTACGACGGCGTCCCCACAGCCGGGGCGGTCGAGTAA
- the folB gene encoding dihydroneopterin aldolase: MDRITLSGVTAVGHHGVFDFERREGQPFVVDAVLHLDFAKAAVSDDVRDTAHYGEVAERIKAWITGEPLNLIEALAVRIADGLLAEFTIQAVDITVHKPKAPIEVPFGDVAVSVHRERP; encoded by the coding sequence ATGGACAGGATCACGCTGAGCGGTGTCACCGCCGTCGGCCATCACGGAGTCTTCGATTTCGAGCGCCGTGAGGGCCAGCCGTTTGTGGTGGACGCCGTGCTGCACCTGGACTTCGCCAAGGCGGCAGTGTCTGACGACGTCCGGGACACTGCCCACTACGGCGAAGTGGCTGAGCGGATCAAGGCCTGGATCACGGGGGAGCCGCTGAACCTGATCGAGGCCCTGGCCGTCCGGATCGCCGATGGCCTGCTCGCCGAATTCACCATCCAGGCCGTGGACATCACCGTCCACAAGCCCAAGGCACCCATCGAGGTGCCCTTCGGGGATGTGGCTGTCAGCGTGCACCGGGAGCGACCATGA
- the folP gene encoding dihydropteroate synthase has translation MDSLAAAPGTGPATSPLPILRKPRPAAKFADLPTGRTLVMGILNVTPDSFSDGGKHPTADTAIAAGLRMFYAGADIIDVGGESTRPGAEDVSPEEEQRRVIPVIEALVKAGALVSIDTTHAATAAAALKAGAAIINDVSGLTIEPEMAELVAASKVPYVLTHRRGDARTMDSLAQYQDVAGEVVAELAGVRDKLYAAGVSKEQIIIDPGLGFAKNDAQNWELLQHLDQLGSLGHKVLVAASRKRFLGTLLTVAGKSAAPEERGAATAAITAISAFRGAWAVRVHDVAPSLDAVKVAARMAAAPTTT, from the coding sequence ATGGACTCACTCGCTGCAGCCCCGGGAACCGGGCCCGCAACATCTCCGCTGCCCATCCTGCGCAAACCGCGCCCGGCCGCGAAATTCGCGGACCTGCCCACCGGCCGCACCCTGGTCATGGGCATCCTGAATGTCACCCCGGACTCCTTCAGCGACGGCGGGAAGCACCCCACGGCGGACACTGCCATCGCGGCGGGCCTGCGGATGTTCTACGCCGGAGCGGACATCATCGACGTCGGCGGCGAATCGACGCGCCCCGGCGCGGAGGACGTCAGCCCGGAGGAAGAACAGCGCCGGGTGATCCCCGTCATCGAGGCCCTGGTCAAGGCGGGAGCCCTGGTCAGCATCGACACCACCCACGCCGCCACGGCCGCCGCTGCCCTGAAGGCCGGCGCCGCCATCATCAACGATGTTTCGGGGCTGACCATCGAACCTGAGATGGCCGAGCTCGTGGCCGCGTCCAAGGTCCCCTATGTGCTCACGCACCGCCGCGGCGACGCCCGCACCATGGACTCCCTGGCCCAATACCAGGACGTGGCCGGCGAAGTGGTGGCTGAACTGGCCGGCGTCCGCGACAAGCTCTACGCAGCCGGGGTGAGCAAAGAGCAGATCATCATTGACCCGGGCCTGGGGTTCGCCAAGAACGACGCCCAGAACTGGGAGCTCCTGCAGCACCTGGACCAGCTGGGCAGCCTGGGGCACAAGGTCCTGGTGGCTGCCTCCCGCAAGCGTTTCCTGGGCACACTCCTCACGGTCGCCGGCAAGTCCGCCGCCCCCGAGGAACGCGGCGCCGCCACGGCCGCCATCACCGCGATCAGCGCATTCCGGGGGGCCTGGGCCGTCCGTGTGCACGACGTCGCTCCAAGCCTTGACGCCGTCAAGGTGGCCGCGCGGATGGCCGCCGCCCCTACCACCACCTAG
- the folE gene encoding GTP cyclohydrolase I FolE: protein MTHFDDDDAPASAGHPAEDGSHHKKHEKVDRPRIEAAVREILLAIGEDPDRGGLVDTPRRVAKAYAEVFSGLHHDPADVLSTTFDLDHEELVLVKDIPFYSTCEHHLVPFHGVAHVGYIPSHDGKVTGLSKLARLVDIYARRPQVQERLTTQIVEAMVSHLKPRGAIVVVECEHMCMSMRGVRKPGAKTVTSAVRGQLHDPATRAEAMSLILGR, encoded by the coding sequence GTGACTCACTTCGACGACGACGACGCTCCCGCCTCCGCCGGACACCCGGCGGAGGACGGCTCCCACCACAAAAAGCACGAGAAAGTGGACCGGCCCCGGATCGAGGCGGCAGTCCGTGAAATCCTCCTGGCCATCGGCGAGGACCCGGACCGCGGCGGCCTCGTAGACACCCCCAGGCGGGTGGCCAAGGCCTACGCCGAGGTGTTCTCGGGACTGCACCACGATCCCGCGGACGTCCTTTCCACCACCTTCGACCTGGACCACGAAGAACTGGTCCTGGTCAAGGACATCCCGTTCTACTCAACGTGCGAGCACCACCTCGTCCCGTTCCACGGGGTTGCCCACGTTGGCTACATTCCCTCCCACGACGGCAAAGTGACCGGGCTCAGCAAGCTGGCACGCCTCGTGGACATCTACGCCCGGCGCCCCCAGGTGCAGGAGCGGCTCACCACCCAGATCGTCGAAGCAATGGTCAGCCACCTCAAGCCGCGTGGCGCGATTGTCGTTGTCGAATGCGAACACATGTGCATGTCCATGCGCGGTGTCCGCAAGCCCGGAGCAAAGACCGTCACCAGCGCGGTCCGCGGGCAGCTTCATGACCCGGCCACCCGTGCCGAAGCCATGAGCCTCATCCTCGGAAGGTAA
- the ftsH gene encoding ATP-dependent zinc metalloprotease FtsH gives MKAKSFFKGPGIWIVVVIAMLLVAFATLAPGGAARIDTDKGLELLADSGKVEQAKIFDGENRVDLTLKDNLNVNGQDKGKSVQFFFVDARAMDVVKAVTAANPANGYTDQPIESNWFSGLLSLLIPVILLGALFWFLMTRMQGGGSKIMQFGKSKAKMVNKDMPQVTFVDVAGADEAVEELQEIKEFLQEPAKFQAVGAKIPKGVLLYGAPGTGKTLLARAVAGEAGVPFFSISGSDFVEMFVGVGASRVRDLFEQAKANSPAIIFVDEIDAVGRHRGAGIGGGNDEREQTLNQLLVEMDGFDVKTNVILIAATNRPDVLDPALLRPGRFDRQISVDAPDLIGRDQILQVHAKGKPMAPGVDLKAVAKKTPGYTGADLANVLNEAALLTARSNANLIDDRALDEAIDRVMAGPQKRSRVMKEHERKITAYHEGGHALVAAALRNSAPVTKITILPRGRALGYTMVVPENDKYSITRNELLDQMAYAMGGRVAEEIVFHDPSTGASNDIEKATSTARKMVTEFGMSERVGAVRLGQGGGEPFLGRDAGHERNYSDQIAYVVDEEVRRLIDQAHDEAYAILTENRDVLDQLALELLERETLNQAEIAHIFTDIRKRDFREVWLSKETRPVQQAGPVESRLEKSEREAQEEAKEARLEEPLDALPPHPQGVPNDAAFQGGIPDSGPDATHG, from the coding sequence ATGAAAGCTAAGAGTTTCTTCAAGGGCCCGGGCATCTGGATCGTTGTTGTGATCGCCATGCTTCTCGTGGCTTTTGCAACACTGGCCCCCGGTGGTGCGGCACGGATCGATACGGACAAGGGCCTTGAGCTCCTCGCCGACAGCGGCAAGGTTGAGCAGGCGAAGATCTTCGACGGCGAAAACCGCGTTGACCTGACCCTCAAGGACAACCTGAACGTCAACGGGCAGGACAAGGGCAAGAGCGTCCAGTTCTTCTTCGTCGACGCCCGCGCCATGGACGTGGTCAAAGCAGTCACCGCTGCCAACCCCGCGAACGGCTACACGGACCAGCCGATCGAAAGCAACTGGTTCTCCGGCCTGCTCTCGCTGCTTATCCCCGTCATCCTGCTTGGTGCGCTGTTCTGGTTCCTGATGACCCGGATGCAGGGCGGCGGCTCGAAGATCATGCAGTTCGGCAAGTCCAAGGCCAAGATGGTCAACAAGGACATGCCGCAGGTGACCTTCGTTGACGTAGCCGGCGCGGACGAGGCTGTGGAGGAGCTCCAGGAAATCAAGGAGTTCCTGCAGGAACCGGCCAAGTTCCAGGCCGTAGGCGCCAAGATCCCCAAGGGCGTGCTGCTGTACGGTGCTCCGGGAACCGGCAAGACCCTCCTGGCCCGTGCCGTCGCCGGTGAGGCCGGCGTGCCGTTCTTCTCCATCTCCGGCTCGGACTTCGTGGAAATGTTTGTCGGCGTGGGCGCGTCCCGTGTCCGCGACCTTTTTGAGCAGGCCAAGGCCAACTCTCCGGCCATTATCTTTGTCGACGAGATCGACGCCGTCGGCCGGCACCGCGGTGCCGGCATCGGCGGCGGCAATGACGAACGCGAGCAGACCCTCAACCAGTTGCTGGTTGAAATGGACGGCTTCGACGTTAAAACCAACGTCATCCTTATCGCTGCCACCAACCGCCCCGACGTCCTGGACCCGGCACTGCTGCGTCCGGGCCGTTTTGACCGCCAGATCTCGGTGGACGCCCCGGACCTGATCGGCCGCGACCAGATCCTGCAGGTGCACGCCAAGGGCAAGCCGATGGCCCCGGGCGTTGACCTCAAGGCCGTGGCGAAGAAGACCCCGGGCTACACCGGTGCGGATCTCGCGAATGTCCTGAACGAGGCAGCCCTGCTGACCGCGCGCTCCAACGCCAACCTCATCGATGACCGTGCCCTGGACGAGGCGATCGACCGCGTTATGGCCGGCCCGCAGAAGCGCAGCCGCGTGATGAAGGAACACGAGCGCAAAATCACCGCGTACCACGAGGGCGGACACGCCCTGGTGGCGGCCGCGCTGCGGAACTCGGCGCCGGTCACCAAGATCACCATCCTGCCCCGCGGCCGTGCCCTGGGCTACACCATGGTGGTCCCGGAGAACGACAAGTACTCCATCACCCGCAACGAACTGCTGGACCAGATGGCGTACGCGATGGGCGGCCGCGTGGCGGAGGAGATCGTCTTCCACGATCCCTCCACGGGAGCCTCCAATGACATCGAAAAGGCCACCTCCACGGCCCGCAAGATGGTCACCGAGTTCGGCATGAGCGAGCGTGTCGGCGCAGTACGCCTGGGCCAGGGCGGCGGCGAACCCTTCCTGGGCCGCGACGCCGGGCACGAGCGCAACTACTCGGACCAGATCGCCTACGTGGTGGATGAGGAAGTGCGCCGCCTGATCGACCAGGCGCATGACGAGGCCTACGCCATCCTCACCGAAAACCGGGATGTCCTGGACCAGTTGGCCCTGGAACTCCTGGAACGGGAGACCCTCAACCAGGCCGAGATCGCGCACATCTTCACGGACATCCGCAAGCGTGACTTCCGCGAGGTGTGGCTGTCCAAGGAGACCCGTCCGGTCCAGCAGGCCGGCCCCGTGGAATCCCGCCTGGAGAAGTCAGAGCGCGAAGCCCAGGAGGAAGCCAAGGAGGCCCGTCTCGAAGAACCGCTGGACGCGCTGCCGCCGCACCCGCAGGGTGTCCCGAATGACGCCGCGTTCCAGGGCGGCATCCCCGACTCGGGGCCTGACGCCACGCACGGCTAA